The following are encoded together in the Lathyrus oleraceus cultivar Zhongwan6 chromosome 3, CAAS_Psat_ZW6_1.0, whole genome shotgun sequence genome:
- the LOC127127833 gene encoding ras-related protein RABA5b codes for MDENGDGAEEYLFKIVLIGDSAVGKSNLLSRFARNEFDSNSKATIGVEFQTQTVEIDGKEVKAQIWDTAGQERFRAVTSAYYRGAFGALVVYDISRRGTFDSIKRWLDELTTQNDSTVARMLVGNKCDLESLREVSTEEGKAFAEEEGLFFMETSALDSTNVQKAFEIVIREIYNNISRKVLNSDSYKAELSVNRVSLVNGAGSKKNLLNFSCCS; via the exons ATGGACGAGAACGGCGACGGAGCCGAGGAGTACCTATTCAAGATCGTACTAATCGGCGACTCAGCCGTCGGAAAATCCAACCTCCTTTCCCGATTCGCGCGGAACGAGTTCGATTCGAACTCCAAAGCGACGATCGGCGTTGAGTTTCAAACGCAGACGGTGGAGATCGACGGGAAAGAAGTGAAGGCGCAGATCTGGGATACGGCTGGTCAAGAACGGTTCAGAGCTGTTACTTCTGCTTATTACAGAGGCGCTTTTGGTGCTCTTGTTGTTTATGATATTAGTAGAAGAGGTACTTTTGATAGCATCAAGAGGTGGCTCGATGAGCTTACAA CTCAAAATGATAGCACCGTAGCAAGAATGTTGGTCGGAAATAAGTGTGATTTGGAGAGTCTCAGAGAGGTGAGCACAGAAGAAGGCAAAGCTTTTGCAGAAGAAGAAGGTTTGTTCTTTATGGAGACATCAGCACTCGATTCTACCAACGTCCAAAAGGCCTTTGAGATTGTCATCCGTGAAATTTACAACAATATCAGCCGCAAAGTCTTAAACTCTGATTCCTATAAGGCCGAATTGTCTGTGAATCGAGTAAGTCTGGTTAATGGGGCGGGATCAAAGAAAAACCTGCTCAATTTTTCATGTTGTTCTTGA